The following proteins are co-located in the Microplitis demolitor isolate Queensland-Clemson2020A chromosome 5, iyMicDemo2.1a, whole genome shotgun sequence genome:
- the LOC103569320 gene encoding serrate RNA effector molecule homolog isoform X1 has translation MGDSDDEYDRKRRDKFRGERPESYSRGGDGRRDDRRGGGGGGGGGRDEWVEREWSSRSRARQEYRDYRGGGGGSGNRDRYSPARSQDISSGPPLKRMRGDWDDRPSSRYAHSDYYGIGSGGGGDRGNSWAPPSDHYLSHHGNHHYGGGGGGDRHSNNNSNNSREVAGNFSNSNIETQPPMMTFKAFLVTQEDTITDEEAIKRYNEYKLEFRRQQLNEFFVAHKDEEWFKIKYHPEESIKRKEEQISALKKRVEVFLELLNSGEIDKVSIDVDQSTPLLRLLDTVVIKLEGGTEEDLKILDDAVPASSSTTASTAVTKEVSKEPEKDKDKDKEKDKDKEKEAPAEVKKTEEETGEDKPTEESAETVAVKDNEENDNGDDNKNEEEDNDEEDEGDKQKTAELSVPEEKVVAAPKEKSKKSKKSKKSKKETVAAGDLEDKDNEKIKTSNEKFDEQDGKSSKVEKMIEDDEAADNNNQEDENMETVPAAAGEAAPSTNSKKRKRTNSNSSSSSNEEVDVPDNRSTTSNKSSGSSSSSSSSSSQSSPDNNNEENEDENEHEHENENENEGEEHEKMETDNVNDKEKSEAGEKSEPSGEPAEKKSDEKTEEDDKEKKNEDESSKNQVEAVIDLVETGEDDKDSLAPAKSPRALHKTSSIFLRNLAPTITKAEVEAMCKRFPGFLRVAIADPQPERRWFRRGWVSFERQVNIKEICWSLNNIRLRECELGAIVNRDLLRRIRTVNGITAHKQVVRFDIKLTAKIIHNLDTKIGLWVDVNNAASNNKDTAEEPATTDNKDPNAQKMNNDNIVTEVMPLEFGFSSKNPILKNITDYLIEEASAEEEELLGRGNVDGGTGSSSEQQEEGQLDGTNDNSDEGPIDRDPVLTKVLDRLILYLRIVHSVDYYNHCEYPNEDEMPNRCGIMHVRGPPPQNAKVSFTELQEYCRNFESKMTTFLAPASGSNLGMPDDEFQKLGAKNADAEVEKFVQANTQELAKDKWLCPLSGKKFKGPDFIRKHIFNKHAEKVAEVKAEAEYFNNYLKDPKRPMLPEHPGNKTPAPSSNAAGGPREGLLRDNYPPFGAMAGFGGYGGGNFGSGRGIFGSSGGGYGGGFGGGFGGGMSRPNRGGFNRGRSGNNPDFRPVIHYRDLDAPREPDEFL, from the exons atgggtGATTCTGATGATGAATATGATAGAAAACGTCGAGATAAGTTCAGAGGTGAGAGACCAGAGTCTTATTCACGAGGTGGTGATGGTCGTCGAGATGATAGGCGTGGTGGTGGCGGCGGTGGCGGAGGCGGACGTGATGAATGGGTCGAAAG AGAATGGTCGAGTCGGTCAAGAGCGCGGCAAGAGTACCGGGATTACCGGGGAGGTGGTGGCGGGAGCGGGAACAGAGACCGTTACAGTCCGGCTCGGTCACAAGACATCTCATCAGGGCCGCCATTGAAACGTATGCGAGGTGATTGGGATGACAGACCATCCTCGAGATACGCGCACTCTGATTACTATGGGATTGGAAGTGGCGGTGGTGGTGATCGAGGTAACTCATGGGCACCACCTTCTGATCATTACTTGTCCCATCATGGCAATCATCACTACGGAGGCGGTGGTGGTGGTGATCGTCacagtaataataacagtaataacag tcgtGAAGTAGCGGGAAATTTCAGtaattcaaatattgaaaCCCAACCACCGATGATGACATTCAAGGCATTCCTTGTTACCCAAGAAGACACAATAACTGATGAAGAAGCAATCAAACGTTACAATGAATATAAACTTGAGTTCCGACGTCAGCAGTTGAATGAATTTTTCGTAGCCCACAAAGACGAAGAATG gttCAAGATTAAGTATCATCCTGAGGAATCGATCAAACGTAAGGAAGAACAAATATCTGCTctaaag aaacgTGTGGAAGTATTTTTGGAGCTGCTAAACTCGGGTGAAATTGATAAAGTATCAATAGATGTTGATCAATCGACACCTTTGCTACGACTACTCGATACGGTTGTGATAAAACTGGAAGGTGGAACTGAAGAAGACTTGAAAATTCTTGATGATGCAGTACCTGCTAGTTCCAGTACTACCGCGTCGACTGCGGTTACTAAAGAAGTGTCTAAAGAACCTGAAAAAGACAAAGACAAAGATAAAGAGAAGGATAAGGATAAAGAGAAAGAAGCGCCAgctgaagtaaaaaaaactgaagaaGAGACAGGCGAAGACAAACCAACGGAAGAGTCTGCGGAGACTGTGGCGGTGAAAGATAATGAGGAAAATGACAACGgggatgataataaaaatgaggaGGAGGATAATGATGAGGAAGATGAGGGTGACAAGCAGAAAACTGCAGAGTTGAGTGTCCCTGAAGAAAAAGTTGTTGCGGCGccgaaagaaaaaagtaagaaaagtaaaaagagcAAAAAGTCGAAAAAAGAAACCGTAGCGGCTGGTGATCTTGAGGATAAAGACAACGAGAAGATTAAGACAAGCAATGAAAAGTTTGATGAACAGGATGGCAAGTCGTCGAAAGTTGAGAAAATGATTGAAGATGACGAAGCtgctgataataataatcaggAAGATGAAAATATGGAAACTGTTCCTGCTGCGGCTGGTGAAGCTGCTCCGAGTACGAACAGTAAAAAGCGGAAACGCACAAATAGCAATTCCAGCAGCTCGAGTAATGAAGAAGTTGATGTTCCTGACAATCGCAGTACTACGAGCAACAAAAGTTCTGGTTcgagcagcagcagcagcagcagttcATCACAATCTTCTCCAGATAATAACAACGAAGAGAATGAAGACGAGAATGAACATGAACATGAGAATGAGAATGAGAATGAAGGTGAAGAACATGAGAAAATGGAGACCGACAACGTCAATGATAAAGAGAAATCAGAAGCTGGTGAAAAGTCTGAACCATCTGGCGAACCAGCGGAAAAGAAGAGCGATGAGAAGACAGAGGAAgatgacaaagaaaaaaagaatgaaGATGAGTCGAGTAAGAACCAAGTGGAAGCTGTTATTGATCTCGTTGAAACTGGGGAAGATGATAAAGACTCCTTAGCACCGGCAAAATCACCGCGCGCGTTACATAAAACGAGCAGTATATTTTTGCGTAACTTAGCGCCGACAATTACTAAAGCTGAGGTGGAAGCGATGTGCAAGCGGTTCCCTGGATTTTTACGGGTCGCCATTGCAGACCCGCAACCCGAGCGCCGATGGTTCCGTCGCGGGTGGGTGTCTTTTGAACGTCAAGTGaacataaaagaaatttgCTGGAGTCTGAATAACATCAGGCTGCGAGAATGCGAACTTGGAGCGATCGTAAATCGGGATTTGCTGCGTAGAATCCGGACCGTCAATGGCATCACCGCGCACAAACAGGTTGTGAGATTCGATATCAAATTGACAGccaaaataattcataatttagaTACCAAAATAGGTTTGTGGGTTGACGTCAACAATGCCGCTTCTAACAACAAAGACACCGCAGAAGAACCTGCCACGACTGATAACAAAGATCCGAATGcacaaaaaatgaataacgACAACATCGTAACGGAAGTTATGCCTCTGGAGTTTGGATTCTCATCCAAAAATCCGATTTTGAAAAACATCACAGACTATTTGATCGAAGAGGCTTCTGCGGAAGAGGAGGAGCTACTGGGACGTGGAAATGTTGATGGAGGAACTGGTAGCAGCAGCGAACAACAAGAAGAAGGTCAGCTGGACGGCACCAATGACAATAGCGACGAAGGCCCGATTGACAGGGATCCAGTTTTGACAAAAGTTCTTGACAGACTTATTTTGTATCTGCGTATCGTTCATTCAGTTGATTATTACAACCACTGCGAGTATCCCAACGAAGACGAGATGCCAAATAGATGTGGTATCATGCACGTCCGCGGGCCACCGCCGCAAAATGCTAAAGTATCTTTCACAGAACTGCAAGAGTACTGTCGTAATTTTGAGAGCAAGATGACGACATTCTTAGCTCCTGCGTCGGGTTCAAACCTGGGAATGCCGGATGACGAGTTCCAAAAACTCGGCGCTAAAAATGCTGACGCTGAGGTGGAGAAATTTGTCCAAGCAAACACTCAAGAGTTGGCTAAAGACAAGTGGCTGTGTCCATTAAGTGGAAAGAAGTTCAAGGGACCGGACTTTATACGCAagcatatatttaataaacacgCTGAGAAAGTCGCTGAAGTAAAAGCTGAGGCTGAGtacttcaataattatttgaaggATCCCAAGAGGCCGATGCTCCCAGAACATCCTGGCAATAAAACTCCAGCTCCGTCTTCGAATGCTGCAGGTGGACCTAGGGAAGGATTACTCAGAGATAACTATCCACCTTTTGGAGCTATGGCCGG ATTCGGAGGATACGGGGGCGGTAACTTTGGAAGTGGTCGCGGTATTTTTGGAAGCTCAGGAGGTGGATATGGCGGCGGGTTCGGCGGTGGTTTTGGTGGCGGAATGTCGCGGCCAAATCGCGGTGGATTTAATCGTGGACG CAGTGGCAACAATCCGGATTTTCGCCCGGTTATTCACTATCGGGATCTCGACGCACCAAGGGAGCCTGATGAAttcttgtaa
- the LOC103569320 gene encoding serrate RNA effector molecule homolog isoform X2: MGDSDDEYDRKRRDKFRGERPESYSRGGDGRRDDRRGGGGGGGGGRDEWVEREWSSRSRARQEYRDYRGGGGGSGNRDRYSPARSQDISSGPPLKRMRGDWDDRPSSRYAHSDYYGIGSGGGGDRGNSWAPPSDHYLSHHGNHHYGGGGGGDRHSNNNSNNSREVAGNFSNSNIETQPPMMTFKAFLVTQEDTITDEEAIKRYNEYKLEFRRQQLNEFFVAHKDEEWFKIKYHPEESIKRKEEQISALKKRVEVFLELLNSGEIDKVSIDVDQSTPLLRLLDTVVIKLEGGTEEDLKILDDAVPASSSTTASTAVTKEVSKEPEKDKDKDKEKDKDKEKEAPAEVKKTEEETGEDKPTEESAETVAVKDNEENDNGDDNKNEEEDNDEEDEGDKQKTAELSVPEEKVVAAPKEKSKKSKKSKKSKKETVAAGDLEDKDNEKIKTSNEKFDEQDGKSSKVEKMIEDDEAADNNNQEDENMETVPAAAGEAAPSTNSKKRKRTNSNSSSSSNEEVDVPDNRSTTSNKSSGSSSSSSSSSSQSSPDNNNEENEDENEHEHENENENEGEEHEKMETDNVNDKEKSEAGEKSEPSGEPAEKKSDEKTEEDDKEKKNEDESSKNQVEAVIDLVETGEDDKDSLAPAKSPRALHKTSSIFLRNLAPTITKAEVEAMCKRFPGFLRVAIADPQPERRWFRRGWVSFERQVNIKEICWSLNNIRLRECELGAIVNRDLLRRIRTVNGITAHKQVVRFDIKLTAKIIHNLDTKIGLWVDVNNAASNNKDTAEEPATTDNKDPNAQKMNNDNIVTEVMPLEFGFSSKNPILKNITDYLIEEASAEEEELLGRGNVDGGTGSSSEQQEEGQLDGTNDNSDEGPIDRDPVLTKVLDRLILYLRIVHSVDYYNHCEYPNEDEMPNRCGIMHVRGPPPQNAKVSFTELQEYCRNFESKMTTFLAPASGSNLGMPDDEFQKLGAKNADAEVEKFVQANTQELAKDKWLCPLSGKKFKGPDFIRKHIFNKHAEKVAEVKAEAEYFNNYLKDPKRPMLPEHPGNKTPAPSSNAAGGPREGLLRDNYPPFGAMAGFGGYGGGNFGSGRGIFGSSGGGYGGGFGGGFGGGMSRPNRGGFNRGRAAPADMGSRPIVSYNDLDTLDFDIF, from the exons atgggtGATTCTGATGATGAATATGATAGAAAACGTCGAGATAAGTTCAGAGGTGAGAGACCAGAGTCTTATTCACGAGGTGGTGATGGTCGTCGAGATGATAGGCGTGGTGGTGGCGGCGGTGGCGGAGGCGGACGTGATGAATGGGTCGAAAG AGAATGGTCGAGTCGGTCAAGAGCGCGGCAAGAGTACCGGGATTACCGGGGAGGTGGTGGCGGGAGCGGGAACAGAGACCGTTACAGTCCGGCTCGGTCACAAGACATCTCATCAGGGCCGCCATTGAAACGTATGCGAGGTGATTGGGATGACAGACCATCCTCGAGATACGCGCACTCTGATTACTATGGGATTGGAAGTGGCGGTGGTGGTGATCGAGGTAACTCATGGGCACCACCTTCTGATCATTACTTGTCCCATCATGGCAATCATCACTACGGAGGCGGTGGTGGTGGTGATCGTCacagtaataataacagtaataacag tcgtGAAGTAGCGGGAAATTTCAGtaattcaaatattgaaaCCCAACCACCGATGATGACATTCAAGGCATTCCTTGTTACCCAAGAAGACACAATAACTGATGAAGAAGCAATCAAACGTTACAATGAATATAAACTTGAGTTCCGACGTCAGCAGTTGAATGAATTTTTCGTAGCCCACAAAGACGAAGAATG gttCAAGATTAAGTATCATCCTGAGGAATCGATCAAACGTAAGGAAGAACAAATATCTGCTctaaag aaacgTGTGGAAGTATTTTTGGAGCTGCTAAACTCGGGTGAAATTGATAAAGTATCAATAGATGTTGATCAATCGACACCTTTGCTACGACTACTCGATACGGTTGTGATAAAACTGGAAGGTGGAACTGAAGAAGACTTGAAAATTCTTGATGATGCAGTACCTGCTAGTTCCAGTACTACCGCGTCGACTGCGGTTACTAAAGAAGTGTCTAAAGAACCTGAAAAAGACAAAGACAAAGATAAAGAGAAGGATAAGGATAAAGAGAAAGAAGCGCCAgctgaagtaaaaaaaactgaagaaGAGACAGGCGAAGACAAACCAACGGAAGAGTCTGCGGAGACTGTGGCGGTGAAAGATAATGAGGAAAATGACAACGgggatgataataaaaatgaggaGGAGGATAATGATGAGGAAGATGAGGGTGACAAGCAGAAAACTGCAGAGTTGAGTGTCCCTGAAGAAAAAGTTGTTGCGGCGccgaaagaaaaaagtaagaaaagtaaaaagagcAAAAAGTCGAAAAAAGAAACCGTAGCGGCTGGTGATCTTGAGGATAAAGACAACGAGAAGATTAAGACAAGCAATGAAAAGTTTGATGAACAGGATGGCAAGTCGTCGAAAGTTGAGAAAATGATTGAAGATGACGAAGCtgctgataataataatcaggAAGATGAAAATATGGAAACTGTTCCTGCTGCGGCTGGTGAAGCTGCTCCGAGTACGAACAGTAAAAAGCGGAAACGCACAAATAGCAATTCCAGCAGCTCGAGTAATGAAGAAGTTGATGTTCCTGACAATCGCAGTACTACGAGCAACAAAAGTTCTGGTTcgagcagcagcagcagcagcagttcATCACAATCTTCTCCAGATAATAACAACGAAGAGAATGAAGACGAGAATGAACATGAACATGAGAATGAGAATGAGAATGAAGGTGAAGAACATGAGAAAATGGAGACCGACAACGTCAATGATAAAGAGAAATCAGAAGCTGGTGAAAAGTCTGAACCATCTGGCGAACCAGCGGAAAAGAAGAGCGATGAGAAGACAGAGGAAgatgacaaagaaaaaaagaatgaaGATGAGTCGAGTAAGAACCAAGTGGAAGCTGTTATTGATCTCGTTGAAACTGGGGAAGATGATAAAGACTCCTTAGCACCGGCAAAATCACCGCGCGCGTTACATAAAACGAGCAGTATATTTTTGCGTAACTTAGCGCCGACAATTACTAAAGCTGAGGTGGAAGCGATGTGCAAGCGGTTCCCTGGATTTTTACGGGTCGCCATTGCAGACCCGCAACCCGAGCGCCGATGGTTCCGTCGCGGGTGGGTGTCTTTTGAACGTCAAGTGaacataaaagaaatttgCTGGAGTCTGAATAACATCAGGCTGCGAGAATGCGAACTTGGAGCGATCGTAAATCGGGATTTGCTGCGTAGAATCCGGACCGTCAATGGCATCACCGCGCACAAACAGGTTGTGAGATTCGATATCAAATTGACAGccaaaataattcataatttagaTACCAAAATAGGTTTGTGGGTTGACGTCAACAATGCCGCTTCTAACAACAAAGACACCGCAGAAGAACCTGCCACGACTGATAACAAAGATCCGAATGcacaaaaaatgaataacgACAACATCGTAACGGAAGTTATGCCTCTGGAGTTTGGATTCTCATCCAAAAATCCGATTTTGAAAAACATCACAGACTATTTGATCGAAGAGGCTTCTGCGGAAGAGGAGGAGCTACTGGGACGTGGAAATGTTGATGGAGGAACTGGTAGCAGCAGCGAACAACAAGAAGAAGGTCAGCTGGACGGCACCAATGACAATAGCGACGAAGGCCCGATTGACAGGGATCCAGTTTTGACAAAAGTTCTTGACAGACTTATTTTGTATCTGCGTATCGTTCATTCAGTTGATTATTACAACCACTGCGAGTATCCCAACGAAGACGAGATGCCAAATAGATGTGGTATCATGCACGTCCGCGGGCCACCGCCGCAAAATGCTAAAGTATCTTTCACAGAACTGCAAGAGTACTGTCGTAATTTTGAGAGCAAGATGACGACATTCTTAGCTCCTGCGTCGGGTTCAAACCTGGGAATGCCGGATGACGAGTTCCAAAAACTCGGCGCTAAAAATGCTGACGCTGAGGTGGAGAAATTTGTCCAAGCAAACACTCAAGAGTTGGCTAAAGACAAGTGGCTGTGTCCATTAAGTGGAAAGAAGTTCAAGGGACCGGACTTTATACGCAagcatatatttaataaacacgCTGAGAAAGTCGCTGAAGTAAAAGCTGAGGCTGAGtacttcaataattatttgaaggATCCCAAGAGGCCGATGCTCCCAGAACATCCTGGCAATAAAACTCCAGCTCCGTCTTCGAATGCTGCAGGTGGACCTAGGGAAGGATTACTCAGAGATAACTATCCACCTTTTGGAGCTATGGCCGG ATTCGGAGGATACGGGGGCGGTAACTTTGGAAGTGGTCGCGGTATTTTTGGAAGCTCAGGAGGTGGATATGGCGGCGGGTTCGGCGGTGGTTTTGGTGGCGGAATGTCGCGGCCAAATCGCGGTGGATTTAATCGTGGACG GGCTGCACCAGCAGATATGGGGTCAAGACCAATAGTTAGTTACAATGACTTGGACACGTTAGACTtcgatatattttaa
- the LOC103569319 gene encoding homeobox protein 2, producing MLSFNLRSSKFVLLLVITIASFKSIPATSNLYNNDHGHGESSLINNNNAASVRHDNLNLLNNKNNNNNINDINRKQRSVNTNLHNYYNQQRSPLDYIVNPTTNENYAEQKKQREHIPLYIDDSTDNDNDDEDDDDDDDENDDKDYERLAEIINNNKLSKASMEKIKENQDMYYRKRRSSLENGFIFNNKYNAVKRNYPGVENLRSTMNMSPGWASLRNKKSGAQDDLDILFGLHKDDKNKNLSDKTNMEANKNKDKSPIKNTLNMNSINPTVETHNSNNVNPTVKAKAKPTDFTKEQVHISSKQKKNIDWSQYFGIDKRMRKPTWSFDKPGFDQKEDDEWLLQHYYQTMADYLNDHPHLSSVNSNDNDNYDVNNYKMKRNNENKIDNIVKYSREPADTDQIYLNEDEDSQKVKDKILSQLAAAYSLEKMRKALDELKHNIKINQQQSPGETFDREFSTKDSREKKNYNSKVYSYDDFKGQPHLFHEKKKSECPSAELEILKQHCMPVNNFIGGQMLFLPCIRHQVCKMCSDNIKEEKKCINFFAIEAARICDNIEEDDDSDDVVAARESCKKIAVSVTQIQIPPRIVQETKLCYKIIAHRDYNSCLDDYHPEHHNYFNNNNNNNYYPYKM from the exons atgctgTCATTTAACTTGCGGTCaagtaaatttgttttacttttaGTAATAACTATTGCGTCGTTTAAATCAATCCCCGCAACGTCAAATCTTTATAATAATGACCACGGTCATGGGGAatcttcattaataaataataataacgccGCTTCCGTGCGtcatgataatttaaatttacttaataataaaaataacaataataatattaatgatattaatagaAAACAAAGATCTGTCAATACAAAtcttcataattattataaccaACAACGAAGTCCATTAGATTATATTGTTAATCCGacaacaaatgaaaattacg ctgaacaaaaaaaacagcGTGAGCATATTCCATTATATATTGATGATTCTACTGACAACGATAACGACGacgaagatgatgatgatgatgacgatgagaATGATGACAAGGATTACGAACGCTTggctgaaataataaataataacaaattaagTAAAGCGTCAATGGAGAAAATTAAAGAGAACCAAGACATGTACTACCGGAAACGCCGAAGTTCACTGGAgaatggttttatttttaacaataaatataatgcaGTAAAGAGGAATTATCCTggtgtagaaaatttacgtTCTACGATGAATATGTCGCCGGGTTGGGCCTCACTTCGgaataaa aaaTCTGGAGCGCAAGATGACTTGGATATTTTATTTGGTCTTCATAAAgatgataaaaacaaaaatttatcagacaaAACAAATATGGAGgctaacaaaaataaagataagAGCCCGATAAAAAATACACTCAATATGAATTCAATAAACCCAACTGTTGAAACCCACAATAGTAATAATGTCAACCCAACAGTAAAAGCCAAAGCTAAACCTACTGATTTTACTAAAGAGCAAGTTCATATAtcaagtaaacaaaagaaaaatattgactgGTCACAATATTTCGGCATTGACAAAAGAATGAGGAAGCCAACTTGGTCATTTGACAAACCGGGATTCGATCAGAAGGAAGATGATGAATGGCTTCTTCAGCATTACTATCAGACCATGGcggattatttaaatgatcatCCTCATTTGTCTAGTGTAAATAGTAATGACAATGACAATTAcgatgtaaataattacaagaTGAAGCggaataatgaaaacaaaattgaCAATATCGTGAAATACTCAAGAGAACCCGCGGATACGGACCAGATTTACCTGAATGAAGACGAGGATTCGCAAAAAGTAAAAGACAAAATACTGAGCCAACTTGCTGCTGCGTATTCCTTGGAAAAAATGCGCAAGGCTTTGGACGAGTTGAAGcacaacataaaaataaaccagcaGCAGAGCCCGGGAGAGACTTTCGACAGGGAGTTCAGCACAAAAGACAGCcgggaaaagaaaaattacaatagtaAAGTATATAGTTACGACGATTTTAAGGGCCAACCGCATTTGTTCCATGAAAAGAAGAAATCTGAGTGTCCTAGTGCCGAGTTGGAGATACTGAAGCAACATTGTATGCCGGTGAACAATTTCATCGGGGGACAGATGCTGTTCTTGCCGTGCATAAGGCACCAGGTGTGTAAAATGTGCAGCGACAATATCAAAGAAGAGAAGAAATgtataaacttttttgcaaTTGAGGCTGCAAGGATCTGCGATAACATTGAGGAAGATGATGACAGCGACGATGTAGTCGCGGCCCGTGAGTCCTGCAAAAAAATCGCAGTTTCCGTTACTCAAATTCAAATCCCTCCGCGAATAGTACAAGAAACTAAGCTTTGTTACAAAATAATAGCACACCGTGATTATAATTCTTGTTTGGATGATTATCACCCCGAAcatcacaattattttaataataacaataataataattattatccgtacaaaatgtaa